From Methanolacinia paynteri:
AATGCGCAAAGCGTATGTTCCTTATCAAGAACGTGCTCAAGAACATCGGTCTCGACGACAACAGGATCCGTATGACATTCGTATCCGCATCGGAAGGTGCAAAATGGGGTATGGTCATGGAAGATGTCGTCAAGACGGTTAAAGAACTGGGCCCGAGCCCGCTGAAGAGGTGAA
This genomic window contains:
- a CDS encoding hydrogenase iron-sulfur subunit — its product is CAKRMFLIKNVLKNIGLDDNRIRMTFVSASEGAKWGMVMEDVVKTVKELGPSPLKR